The following coding sequences lie in one Nycticebus coucang isolate mNycCou1 chromosome 18, mNycCou1.pri, whole genome shotgun sequence genomic window:
- the LOC128571051 gene encoding olfactory receptor 3A1-like — protein MEAEAGTNKTAVAEFILLGLVETPELWPVVFVLFLFAYLVAIGGNLSILAAILQEPKLHTPMYFFLGNLSVLDMGCISVTVPSMLSRLLFQIPVISYSSCLTQLFFFHFFVGVDCFLLTAMAYDRFLAICRPLSYSTRMSQTVQRMLVAASWACAFTNALTHTVAISTLNFCGPNVINHFYCDLPQLFQLSCSSTQLNELLLFAVGFIMAGSPMALIVTSYAHVVGAVLRMRSAEGRKKAFSTCGSHLTVVAIFYGSGIFNYMRLGSAKLSDKDKAVGIFNTVINPMLNPIIYSLRNPDVQGALWRTFRGVQSLH, from the coding sequence ATGGAGGCAGAAGCTGGGACCAACAAAACCGCAGTCGCTGAGTTCATCCTGCTGGGCTTGGTGGAGACACCGGAGCTGTGGCCAGTTGTCTTTGTGCTCTTCCTCTTTGCCTACCTGGTCGCCATCGGGGGCAACCTCAGCATCCTGGCCGCCATCCTGCAGGAGCCCAAACTCCAtacccccatgtacttcttcctgggGAACCTATCGGTGCTAGATATGGGTTGCATCAGTGTCACTGTTCCCTCCATGTTGAGTCGACTGTTGTTCCAAATACCTGTGATCTCCTACAGCTCATGCCTCACACAGCtcttcttcttccatttttttgttggggTGGACTGCTTCCTGTTGACTGCCATGGCCTATGACCGATTCCTGGCCATCTGCCGGCCCCTCAGCTATAGCACCCGTATGAGCCAGACAGTCCAAAGGATGTTGGTGGCTGCGTCCTGGGCTTGTGCCTTCACCAATGCCCTGACACACACTGTGGCCATATCCACACTCAACTTCTGTGGCCCTAATGTGATCAATCACTTCTACTGTGACCTCCCACAGCTCTTCCAGCTCTCCTGCTCCAGCACCCAACTCAATGAGCTCCTGCTCTTTGCTGTGGGTTTCATTATGGCGGGTAGCCCCATGGCTCTCATCGTCACCTCCTATGCCCATGTGGTAGGTGCAGTCCTGCGAATGCGCTCTGCTGAGGGCAGGAAGAAAGCCTTCTCCACATGTGGTTCCCACCTCACTGTAGTTGCCATATTCTATGGTTCAGGTATCTTTAACTACATGCGACTAGGTTCAGCTAAGCTTTCAGATAAAGATAAAGCTGTTGGGATCTTTAACACTGTCATCAACCCCATGCTGAACCCAATCATCTACAGCCTCAGGAACCCCGATGTGCAGGGTGCCCTCTGGAGGACGTTCAGAGGGGTGCAATCCCTGCACTAG
- the LOC128571050 gene encoding olfactory receptor 3A1, which produces MQIKSGVNGTAITEFIFLGLVETQELWPVVFVLFLFAYLVTVGGNLSILAAILQEPKLHTPMYFFLGNLSVLDMGCISVTVPSMLSRLLFQIPVISYSSCLTQLFFFHLFVGVDCFLLTAMAYDRFLAICRPLTYSTRMSQTVQRMLVAASWACAFTNALTHTVAISTLNFCGPNVINHFYCDLPQLFQLSCSSTQLNELLLFAVGFIMAGSPMALIVTSYAHVVGAVLRMRSAEGRKKAFSTCGSHLTVVAIFYGSGIFNYMRLGSAKLSDKDKAVGIFNTVVNPMLNPIIYSLRNPDVQGALWKILRGMWSM; this is translated from the coding sequence ATGCAGATAAAATCTGGGGTCAATGGAACAGCCATTACTGAATTCATCTTTCTGGGCTTGGTGGAGACACAGGAGCTGTGGCCAGTTGTCTTTGTGCTCTTCCTCTTTGCCTACCTGGTCACCGTCGGGGGCAACCTCAGCATCCTGGCTGCCATCCTGCAGGAGCCCAAACTCCACactcccatgtacttcttcctgggGAACCTATCGGTGCTAGATATGGGTTGCATCAGTGTCACTGTTCCCTCCATGTTGAGTCGACTGTTGTTCCAAATACCTGTGATCTCCTACAGCTCATGCCTCACACAGCtcttcttcttccatttgtttgttgGGGTGGACTGCTTCCTGTTGACTGCCATGGCCTATGACCGATTCCTGGCCATCTGCCGGCCCCTCACCTATAGCACCCGTATGAGCCAGACAGTCCAAAGGATGTTGGTGGCTGCGTCCTGGGCTTGTGCCTTCACCAATGCCCTGACACACACTGTGGCCATATCCACACTCAACTTCTGTGGCCCTAATGTGATCAATCACTTCTACTGTGACCTCCCACAGCTCTTCCAGCTCTCCTGCTCCAGCACCCAACTCAATGAGCTCCTGCTCTTTGCTGTGGGTTTCATTATGGCGGGTAGCCCCATGGCTCTCATCGTCACCTCCTATGCCCATGTGGTAGGTGCAGTCCTGCGAATGCGCTCTGCTGAGGGCAGGAAGAAAGCCTTCTCCACATGTGGTTCCCACCTCACTGTAGTTGCCATATTCTATGGTTCAGGTATCTTTAACTACATGCGACTAGGTTCAGCCAAGCTTTCAGATAAAGATAAAGCTGTTGGGATCTTTAACACTGTCGTCAACCCCATGCTGAACCCAATCATCTACAGCCTCAGGAACCCTGATGTGCAGGGTGCCCTCTGGAAGATACTCAGGGGGATGTGGTCTATGTAG